In one window of Tubulanus polymorphus chromosome 3, tnTubPoly1.2, whole genome shotgun sequence DNA:
- the LOC141902137 gene encoding uncharacterized protein LOC141902137, protein MVPSGLPNLNNSCCYLNVVVQVLKSVPDFLSKIEQHATTVECMDDECIRCILWHCFNGYNEELYHLISDIIPGARMTDQQDAEEFLRGLLTKVSGEDPSLLDMFQSTWNESTSCVKCSEKRTRGTSIPIVSLSCLDRKFEPVVDILESLKMEVMQEKINFHCGCGSTQALQEKKLCFPSSGKYFILHLKRENF, encoded by the exons ATGGTGCCTTCCGGTCTGCCTAACTTAAACAACAGTTGCTGTTATTTGAATGTCGTCGTTCAAGTGCTGAAATCGGTGCCagattttttatcaaaaatcgaACAACATGCCACAACAGTGGAAT GTATGGATGACGAATGTATTCGGTGTATTCTGTGGCATTGTTTTAACGGGTACAATGAAGAGCTGTACCACTTGATTAGTG ATATTATACCTGGTGCAAGAATGACTGATCAGCAAGATGCTGAAGAGTTCCTTCGAGGACTCTTGACAAAAGTTTCTGGAGAAGATCC GTCTCTGTTGGACATGTTTCAAAGTACGTGGAATGAATCAA ctTCGTGTGTTAAATGCAGCGAAAAAAGAACAAGGGGTACTTCCATTCCTATTGTGTCTTTGTCGTGCTTG GATCGTAAATTTGAACCAGTGGTAGACATACTGGAATCCCTCAAAATGGAAGTAAtgcaagaaaaaataaattttcattgcgG ATGTGGATCTACTCAGGCTCTCCAGGAAAAAAAGTTGTGTTTTCCATCTTCGGGAAAATACTTTATATTGCATTTGAAACG AGAAAACTTTTGA
- the LOC141901789 gene encoding uncharacterized protein LOC141901789, translating to MFDDRNVEKIYFDPLDFAMETYLMVYEKIESDFPTTSEQCGDTIFKGQFIPGIVTSHLESARKRVYSSLGESARNNRKNKSKVSKVCRQRSYKCISCGFKCASQSAMGDHQVDKHLEQYMEEIGVESSEPPSSDDDLTSYVDVSTNLKEVIEISSDDCTDDVMNGITNSDEIMNLPSNSTNSTDVSDCIVISDDSEENDDTRSVPMKLYNGDEQLPIFKEGKELDIDTNNHKGLQVKRCEVRLAVFRNHKGLQVKRCEVCLAVFRNCKRLQIAVSGQLSLRSTYMKKKRIKCLQYYTVL from the exons ATGTTTGATGATAGGAAT GttgaaaagatatattttgacCCATTAGACTTTGCGATGGAAACGTATCTCATGGTTTACGAAAAGATTGAG agtgACTTTCCTACAACATCCGAACAATGTGGCGATACTATATTCAAGGGCCAGTTTATTCCTGGCATAGTCACGAGCCATCTGGAAAGTGCCAGGAAAAGAGTT TATAGTTCACTTGGAGAATCTGCAAGAAATAATAGGAAAAACAAATCTAAAGTATCTAAAGTATGTAG GCAGCGGAGttataaatgtatatcttGTGGTTTTAAATGCGCCAGTCAGTCCGCAATGGGAGATCATCAGGTCGATAAACATTTGGAGCAATACATGGAGGAAATAGGCGTCGAAAG TTCAGAACCTCCATCATCTGATGATGACTTAACAAGTTATGTTGATGTCAG TACAAATCTAAAGGAAGTCATCGAAATATCGTCTGATGATTGTACAGACGACGTTATGAATGGAATAACAAATAGTGACGA GATTATGAACTTACCATCCAACAGCACTAATAGCACAGATGTCTCGGACTGTATAGTAATCTCTGATGACAGTGAGGAAAATGACGATACAAg ATCTGTTCCGATGAAACTGTACAATGGTGACGAGCAATTACCCATATTCAAAGAGGGCAAAGAATTGGATATCGACACT AATAATCATAAAGGATTACAGGTAAAGCGTTGTGAAGTACGCCTAGCCGTCTTCCGAAATCATAAAGGATTACAGGTAAAGCGTTGTGAAGTATGCTTAGCCGTCTTCCGAAATTGTAAAAGATTACAG
- the LOC141902136 gene encoding ATP-dependent helicase wrn-1-like, giving the protein MYKCKRDEAGKTNFAKNVEKTMSKFGYNFVLKPQQMNVIELIVKYRGNVLALLPTGYGKSSCYILPPLVLDQQVKKGSHHIAIVISPLRSLMYDQVTDFNSRGIAVIALSSETTQYELEELANGKYSIVYARPEMILKKKCLDMLLSPQYQKEVFLVAIDEAHSISQC; this is encoded by the exons ATGTATAAGTGTAAACGTGATGAAGctggaaaaacaaattttgcAAAGAATGTGGAGAAAACTATGTCCAAATTTGGATATAATTTTGTGTTAAAGCCTCAACAAATGAATGTGATAgaattaattgtaaaatatcgGGGTAATGTACTCGCACTTTTGCCAACTGGTTATGGAAAAAGCTCCTGCTACATATTACCACCTTTAGTTCTTGACCAACAA GTGAAAAAAGGCTCGCATCATATTGCGATCGTAATATCGCCTTTGAGAAGTCTGATGTATGATCAGGTAACGGATTTTAATTCGCGCGGGATTGCCGTCATTGCTTTATCCAGTGAAACAACACAATATGAGTTAGAAG AATTAGCAAACGGGAAATATTCCATTGTTTACGCGAGACCCgagatgatattgaaaaagaaGTGCCTAGATATGCTTCTTTCTCCCCAATATCAGAAGGAGGTTTTCCTTGTAGCCATCGACGAAGCCCACAGCATCTCACAGTGTTAA